One genomic region from Marinomonas maritima encodes:
- a CDS encoding AsmA family protein, with product MVWIKRLSLLVAGLLAFIVVLLAYVMLFVNPNDFKDELKSVALEKANVNLRLDGDISWSFFPWLGLELENLGVALGSDAEILQFDRAEFGLAILPLLEKKIQVNKVNLVNLKASLNKDAQGQGNWQLDIPESSTSLSEAASGSLSATATPSVEESSESATPVNLPDIQLDELRIENAQVTYRDEQTKQLINATFNVQLNDVQWDKAWPMAMDVALTQSDLQGNTPLQLKAKLNANLAVFPERESLSLDSLVLSGGVSSDALPTSPIEVKLSATNIDLDLPQENVLVEGLAFSTLGVNVDAKIQAYQVLSSPQFSGVLSVGEFNPRYLMTRLNLPIPDMSDNTALTKARANITFEGSLDSIIAQPISITMDETKIEANAVVDLSPLRWDVSIAGKNLNLDRYLPTPVEASPEDVVINKDDGVASNTSADGAEQNSNVAGAVQNSGDVGELIPVDLIRSLNGHVGVVFEGLTVKKIKIDKIELDSTQARGLVKIYPLRASLYKGNITSKVSLDVRGNTPIVDISPAIDGVQIQPLLVDFMDMDKVAGATYLNGELSARGNQIDALMSSLQGDLLVEIKNGALVGTNLTKTVCEGIAAIRKESINEDQFGPDTPFETMRFPAHIVNGKVSTPGLKISSAGIQVTGDGVISLPDSSLNYQANVGIAGSELDKACRVNAKLTKLAFPIVCKGQFSDDPAGLCRPDIKGFGKLFANLAKDELKLKLEAEKVRLKEKEAELKAELEVQKQAEKARLETKLAAEKARLKAEFEEKRQAEAERAKEKLKEKLKSLF from the coding sequence ATGGTTTGGATAAAGCGACTTTCATTATTAGTTGCCGGTTTATTGGCGTTCATTGTCGTATTGCTGGCGTATGTCATGCTGTTTGTGAATCCAAATGACTTTAAGGATGAGTTAAAAAGCGTCGCTTTGGAAAAAGCCAATGTGAATTTACGTTTGGACGGTGATATCAGCTGGTCGTTCTTTCCTTGGCTTGGTCTTGAGCTTGAAAACCTTGGTGTGGCGTTGGGTTCAGACGCGGAAATTTTACAGTTTGATCGCGCTGAATTCGGTTTGGCTATTTTGCCTTTATTAGAAAAAAAAATTCAGGTTAATAAAGTGAACCTTGTGAACTTGAAAGCAAGTTTAAACAAAGATGCACAAGGGCAAGGTAACTGGCAATTGGACATACCTGAGTCAAGCACCTCCCTCTCTGAAGCTGCATCAGGGTCTTTATCTGCTACGGCAACGCCTTCTGTCGAGGAATCCAGTGAAAGCGCGACCCCAGTGAATTTACCTGATATCCAACTCGATGAGCTACGCATTGAAAACGCGCAAGTCACATACCGCGATGAACAAACCAAGCAATTGATTAACGCAACTTTTAACGTGCAACTAAACGATGTGCAGTGGGATAAAGCATGGCCAATGGCGATGGACGTTGCGCTGACACAAAGTGATTTACAAGGTAATACGCCATTACAGTTAAAAGCGAAGTTGAACGCGAATTTAGCGGTGTTTCCAGAAAGGGAATCCTTGTCGTTAGACTCACTTGTGTTGTCTGGGGGCGTGTCTAGTGATGCGTTACCAACGAGCCCAATAGAAGTGAAATTAAGTGCGACTAATATTGACTTGGATTTGCCCCAAGAAAATGTCTTGGTAGAAGGGCTGGCATTTAGTACGTTGGGTGTGAATGTTGATGCCAAAATCCAAGCCTATCAAGTCTTGAGTAGCCCGCAATTTTCGGGTGTATTATCGGTAGGCGAATTCAATCCACGATACTTGATGACGCGTTTGAATCTGCCGATACCGGATATGTCGGATAACACCGCGCTGACCAAAGCACGAGCAAACATTACCTTCGAGGGTAGCTTGGATTCGATTATCGCTCAGCCTATCTCGATTACGATGGACGAAACGAAAATAGAAGCCAATGCGGTGGTGGATTTATCTCCGCTACGTTGGGATGTCAGTATTGCGGGTAAGAATTTAAACCTAGACCGTTACCTTCCCACGCCCGTTGAAGCCAGCCCAGAAGACGTCGTGATAAACAAAGACGATGGAGTCGCATCAAATACAAGCGCAGATGGTGCGGAACAAAATAGCAACGTAGCGGGCGCCGTACAAAATAGCGGTGATGTTGGAGAGTTGATTCCAGTGGATTTGATCCGAAGCTTAAACGGTCATGTCGGTGTTGTGTTTGAAGGCCTCACGGTCAAAAAAATAAAAATAGACAAAATAGAGTTGGATTCCACTCAGGCTAGAGGTTTAGTGAAAATCTATCCGCTGCGTGCTTCTTTGTATAAGGGCAATATCACCTCAAAAGTGAGTTTGGACGTACGAGGCAATACACCTATTGTCGATATATCCCCCGCCATTGATGGTGTGCAAATTCAACCTTTGTTAGTCGATTTTATGGACATGGATAAAGTCGCAGGCGCGACCTATTTAAACGGTGAACTCAGCGCGAGAGGCAACCAAATCGATGCTCTGATGTCATCACTGCAAGGCGACTTATTGGTAGAAATTAAAAACGGTGCTTTGGTGGGAACCAATTTGACAAAAACCGTCTGTGAAGGGATTGCCGCGATACGGAAAGAAAGCATTAACGAAGATCAGTTTGGCCCAGATACGCCGTTTGAAACCATGCGTTTTCCTGCTCATATTGTGAATGGAAAGGTTTCTACACCGGGTTTAAAAATAAGTTCGGCGGGTATTCAAGTAACCGGCGATGGTGTGATTTCTCTGCCGGATTCTTCCTTGAATTATCAAGCCAATGTTGGCATTGCGGGAAGCGAACTAGACAAAGCATGCCGTGTCAATGCCAAGCTAACCAAGCTGGCTTTTCCTATTGTATGCAAAGGACAGTTTAGCGATGACCCTGCCGGTTTGTGCCGCCCTGATATAAAAGGTTTTGGTAAGTTATTTGCAAATTTAGCGAAAGATGAGTTGAAGCTCAAATTAGAGGCTGAAAAGGTGCGTCTTAAAGAAAAAGAGGCTGAACTAAAAGCGGAATTAGAAGTGCAAAAACAAGCCGAGAAAGCCAGATTGGAGACTAAGTTAGCCGCAGAAAAAGCGCGACTAAAAGCTGAGTTTGAAGAAAAGCGTCAAGCCGAAGCTGAAAGAGCAAAAGAAAAGCTGAAAGAAAAATTAAAAAGTTTGTTTTAA
- the mutY gene encoding A/G-specific adenine glycosylase — MQPVKNFAPRVLAWFDEYGRKSLPWQENKTPYRVWISEIMLQQTQVTTVIPYYHKFMASFPSVEVLAQAEQDEVLAHWSGLGYYARARNMHKAAKMLVDEFDSEFPQSVEGVCELPGIGRSTAAAILSISRGVQAAILDGNVKRVLSRFHAVPTWPGEKKTENAMWELAENYMPIERCGDYTQAMMDLGATLCTRSKPQCLLCPLESDCAGRQTPDPTQFPIRKPKKAAKPEKSIQLLVLMNQQEQLLLEKRPQTGIWGGLWSLPELASDESIVLHIEQRFSAQVSSVIPLSSFRHTFSHYHLDISPSQIQMAAANWIMEGDKYQWFSQQEALALGLPAPVRSILEKII, encoded by the coding sequence ATGCAACCAGTTAAGAATTTTGCGCCCCGTGTTTTAGCGTGGTTTGATGAATACGGGCGTAAAAGCTTGCCTTGGCAAGAGAATAAAACACCGTATCGAGTATGGATTTCTGAAATCATGTTGCAGCAAACGCAAGTGACCACCGTTATTCCGTATTACCATAAGTTCATGGCGTCGTTTCCAAGTGTTGAAGTGTTAGCGCAGGCTGAGCAAGATGAGGTGCTAGCGCACTGGAGTGGGCTAGGATATTACGCTCGAGCGCGTAATATGCATAAAGCCGCGAAAATGCTGGTGGATGAATTCGACAGTGAGTTTCCACAAAGTGTCGAAGGTGTGTGTGAATTACCAGGCATTGGTCGTTCGACAGCGGCGGCTATTCTATCTATTTCTCGTGGTGTCCAAGCCGCGATTTTAGATGGCAATGTAAAACGCGTACTTTCACGTTTTCATGCGGTGCCCACTTGGCCAGGTGAAAAGAAAACCGAAAATGCCATGTGGGAGCTTGCTGAAAATTACATGCCAATTGAGCGCTGTGGTGATTACACTCAAGCGATGATGGATTTAGGGGCAACGCTTTGTACTCGCTCCAAACCGCAATGTTTGCTTTGCCCATTAGAAAGCGACTGTGCCGGTCGGCAAACACCAGATCCCACTCAGTTTCCTATCCGTAAACCAAAAAAAGCCGCCAAGCCAGAAAAGAGCATTCAGTTGTTGGTATTAATGAATCAACAGGAACAGCTACTACTAGAAAAGCGCCCTCAGACGGGGATTTGGGGGGGATTATGGAGCCTGCCTGAACTGGCCTCTGATGAGTCAATAGTGCTGCATATTGAGCAACGATTTAGCGCACAGGTGAGCTCTGTCATACCCTTGTCATCTTTTAGACATACTTTTAGTCATTATCATCTGGATATTTCCCCAAGCCAAATTCAAATGGCAGCAGCCAATTGGATAATGGAAGGGGATAAATACCAATGGTTCAGTCAACAAGAGGCGTTAGCGCTTGGCTTGCCTGCGCCGGTGAGAAGTATTTTAGAAAAAATAATTTAA
- the chrA gene encoding chromate efflux transporter produces MSHQSPHYFQRVLEVFLSFLLLGFTSFGGPAAHLGYFNQTFIQRKKWASDVQYAQWVALSQIVPGPGSSQVGFALGYHRAGYLGGLAAFIGFTLPSFIVMVLLAQFGSHWQGSTVFDGVVHALKLLAVVVVADACVSMWRSFCQSRIMAVIALFSAAFIVLYPFGFASLIVLFMAASVGLLTPSVISSADEPLPKIRGAGLVFVLAISLFLVSFVLDTGLSGLFAGFYQAGALVFGGGHVVLPMLSAFVSDIVSDANLLLGYAAAQAVPGPMFSMASFLGAAAAPEGANLWVWAAVATVAVFLSGLLLMLSAQSVWQGLSRHARFRSAVGSLNAAVVGILIAALYYPIGTSSLVGWWDVVVVGIGFAWLKYKRPPILLLISAFVLLGLARSYL; encoded by the coding sequence ATGTCCCATCAAAGCCCCCACTATTTTCAACGTGTATTAGAGGTCTTTCTTTCGTTTTTGCTGCTTGGCTTCACCAGCTTTGGTGGGCCGGCGGCGCATTTAGGGTATTTTAATCAAACGTTTATCCAGCGAAAAAAGTGGGCGAGCGATGTCCAATATGCGCAATGGGTAGCATTAAGCCAGATTGTTCCAGGTCCTGGTTCTAGTCAAGTTGGCTTTGCTCTAGGTTATCATCGTGCAGGTTATCTGGGTGGCTTGGCTGCGTTCATCGGTTTCACGTTGCCTTCTTTTATTGTCATGGTGCTATTGGCTCAGTTTGGTAGTCATTGGCAAGGCAGCACTGTGTTTGATGGCGTCGTTCATGCCTTAAAACTGTTGGCGGTCGTCGTGGTAGCGGATGCTTGTGTCAGCATGTGGCGCTCGTTTTGTCAGTCCAGAATAATGGCGGTCATCGCCTTATTTAGTGCGGCGTTTATTGTGCTTTATCCATTTGGTTTTGCGAGTCTAATTGTTTTATTCATGGCGGCTAGTGTTGGACTGCTGACTCCTTCTGTTATTTCCTCCGCCGATGAACCTTTGCCTAAAATTAGAGGGGCAGGGTTAGTGTTTGTCTTGGCGATATCACTGTTTCTTGTCAGCTTTGTATTGGATACGGGGCTGAGTGGTTTGTTTGCAGGCTTTTATCAGGCAGGTGCGCTGGTTTTTGGTGGTGGCCATGTTGTTCTCCCCATGTTGTCAGCGTTTGTCTCAGATATCGTGTCTGATGCGAATTTATTATTAGGCTATGCCGCCGCTCAGGCGGTTCCGGGCCCTATGTTTTCCATGGCCAGCTTTCTTGGGGCAGCAGCTGCGCCTGAAGGTGCTAATCTTTGGGTGTGGGCGGCGGTTGCGACAGTCGCGGTATTTCTATCGGGCTTGTTACTTATGTTGAGTGCTCAAAGTGTATGGCAGGGTTTGTCCCGCCATGCGCGCTTTCGTTCTGCTGTGGGCAGCTTGAACGCAGCGGTAGTAGGCATATTAATAGCAGCTTTGTATTATCCTATTGGCACATCAAGTTTGGTGGGCTGGTGGGATGTTGTTGTGGTGGGAATTGGATTTGCTTGGTTGAAGTACAAACGCCCACCCATCCTTCTTTTGATTAGTGCATTTGTCCTGCTTGGGCTCGCTCGAAGTTATCTATAG
- a CDS encoding oxidative damage protection protein, with protein sequence MANTVFCKKFQKEMEALDRAPLPGAKGQEILQTVSKQAWQEWQLLQTMMINEKQLNLMQPESRKYVMEQMEKFFNNEATEKLAGYVSPDDIKEL encoded by the coding sequence ATGGCGAATACTGTTTTTTGTAAAAAGTTCCAGAAAGAAATGGAAGCGTTAGATCGTGCGCCATTACCCGGTGCTAAAGGTCAGGAGATTTTACAAACCGTTTCTAAACAAGCGTGGCAAGAGTGGCAGTTGCTTCAAACCATGATGATCAATGAAAAGCAGCTAAATTTGATGCAACCTGAGTCACGTAAATACGTAATGGAACAGATGGAGAAGTTTTTTAATAATGAAGCAACCGAGAAACTGGCTGGTTATGTTAGTCCGGATGACATTAAAGAGTTGTAA
- a CDS encoding flagellar basal body-associated FliL family protein translates to MSSISYAEEEGEKPIPAYVELKPNFVVNHVGNESQLKYIKTSISIRTDETKKELIEANMPLVRDAIVMFLSSRTTEQVTGAIAREKTRADAAIAVNTALEEETGKTPVQDILFASFVTQ, encoded by the coding sequence ATGAGCAGCATAAGCTATGCAGAAGAAGAAGGTGAAAAACCGATACCGGCTTATGTTGAGTTAAAACCTAATTTTGTCGTCAATCATGTAGGCAATGAATCTCAACTTAAATACATTAAAACCAGCATAAGCATTCGCACGGATGAAACCAAAAAAGAGTTAATTGAAGCAAACATGCCACTGGTCAGAGATGCCATAGTCATGTTTCTTAGCTCTCGGACCACAGAACAAGTCACTGGTGCGATTGCACGTGAGAAAACGCGCGCAGATGCTGCTATTGCAGTTAACACAGCCTTGGAAGAAGAAACAGGAAAAACGCCGGTCCAAGATATTTTATTTGCGAGCTTCGTCACTCAATAA
- a CDS encoding disulfide bond formation protein B, producing MFAFLSARRFHGLVALTAFALLAVAFYMEYQMALEPCPLCMLQRIFFFSIGVVSLASALTSSQKARQVCSWIVVVLSFFGAALAVRHLYLQSLPTDELPACLPGLSYMFDVFPWQEIMQAMVMGTGECGDVVWTFLGISIPGWTLVAFVGMAFINILIALRAIKRTFI from the coding sequence ATGTTTGCGTTTTTATCTGCTCGTCGTTTTCATGGTTTGGTGGCATTGACGGCTTTTGCCCTTTTGGCGGTGGCTTTTTATATGGAATATCAAATGGCGCTTGAGCCTTGTCCTCTTTGTATGTTGCAGCGCATTTTCTTTTTCTCTATAGGGGTTGTGTCTTTGGCATCGGCCTTAACGTCCAGTCAAAAAGCGCGACAAGTATGTTCTTGGATTGTGGTGGTATTGTCTTTTTTTGGCGCGGCCTTGGCTGTGCGCCATTTGTATTTGCAAAGCCTTCCAACGGATGAGCTACCAGCGTGTTTACCAGGGCTGAGTTATATGTTTGACGTATTTCCATGGCAAGAAATTATGCAAGCCATGGTGATGGGAACGGGTGAATGTGGTGACGTCGTTTGGACCTTTCTGGGTATTAGTATTCCCGGTTGGACCTTGGTGGCTTTTGTCGGCATGGCCTTCATAAATATTCTTATTGCGTTACGTGCTATCAAAAGAACATTTATCTAA
- the rsd gene encoding sigma D regulator, translating into MLESCKTAQERWGGVHVIIDRWLEQRRQLIEMWVYLRDRGEFTPTDTPKILSVCEMLVDYVSAGHFTVYEQLALEAKEFDDDGASVLLRNLLPLIDSSTEVAVEFNDKYDTKEHCNAQLEALPFSLQALTLVMVERFQYEDQLIKELHEAHSEKSA; encoded by the coding sequence ATGTTAGAAAGTTGTAAAACAGCCCAAGAGCGATGGGGCGGAGTTCATGTGATTATTGATCGTTGGTTAGAGCAACGTCGTCAGCTAATAGAAATGTGGGTGTATTTACGTGATCGTGGGGAATTTACGCCGACGGACACGCCTAAGATTCTAAGCGTGTGTGAAATGCTGGTGGATTATGTTTCAGCGGGTCATTTTACTGTTTATGAGCAGCTCGCATTGGAGGCGAAGGAATTTGATGATGATGGAGCCTCTGTGCTGTTGCGCAATTTATTGCCTCTTATTGATAGCTCAACAGAAGTGGCTGTTGAGTTTAACGACAAATATGACACGAAAGAGCATTGCAATGCTCAACTTGAGGCTTTGCCTTTTTCATTACAAGCGTTGACGCTGGTAATGGTTGAGCGGTTTCAATATGAGGATCAGTTAATTAAGGAATTACATGAAGCGCACAGTGAAAAAAGCGCTTAA
- a CDS encoding WD40 repeat domain-containing protein, protein MKRTVKKALKLSLTIFCSAALLSCSAEAPVRTAKYAVQGLYSAVLSDDGSSALVGSIQHGGSYWINAVNERRFSWNDAQGEYSSFIGVDIDPSGQYAATGGSRTLVLWNTTTGKSEGFWTTPGDVQSVKLTQNGDYALIGLNDQTARFFDVKRGGIKQTLRTGSTVRAVDITPDGALGITGDDSSNVILWDMQSGEKKYEWPLSNRIGSVALSANGKYAFGAAKLGNAKIWSTRTGKELTVLDTGALKYRNITISQAVFSQDDRSILIGEVNSNVSLVQVSTGIVQKEWTLYTPKGRPSGASVIALAFGADSRYYAIGSNGYLNVLE, encoded by the coding sequence ATGAAGCGCACAGTGAAAAAAGCGCTTAAGCTTAGCTTAACTATTTTCTGCTCTGCGGCGTTGTTGTCTTGCTCTGCTGAGGCGCCAGTTCGAACCGCTAAATACGCAGTTCAGGGTTTGTATTCTGCGGTGCTAAGCGACGATGGTTCATCAGCCTTGGTCGGCTCTATTCAGCATGGTGGTAGTTATTGGATAAATGCTGTCAATGAACGTCGTTTTAGCTGGAATGACGCCCAAGGCGAATACTCATCATTCATTGGTGTTGATATTGATCCAAGTGGCCAATATGCCGCTACTGGTGGCTCCCGTACGTTAGTGTTATGGAATACAACGACGGGGAAATCGGAAGGGTTTTGGACGACGCCAGGCGATGTTCAATCGGTGAAACTGACTCAAAACGGCGATTACGCCTTAATTGGGTTAAACGATCAAACCGCGCGTTTCTTTGATGTTAAACGGGGTGGTATCAAACAGACGTTACGAACGGGATCCACAGTTCGTGCCGTTGATATTACACCGGATGGAGCGCTCGGTATCACAGGTGACGATTCCTCGAATGTGATTCTTTGGGATATGCAATCCGGTGAAAAAAAATACGAATGGCCGCTGAGTAATCGTATTGGCAGTGTGGCATTGTCGGCTAATGGTAAATACGCGTTCGGTGCAGCCAAGTTAGGTAATGCAAAAATTTGGTCGACTAGAACAGGCAAAGAATTAACCGTTCTTGATACTGGTGCATTGAAATACCGTAATATCACGATTAGCCAAGCTGTTTTCTCTCAAGACGATAGATCCATTCTTATTGGTGAAGTGAATAGCAATGTTTCCCTCGTTCAGGTGAGTACCGGCATTGTTCAAAAAGAGTGGACACTTTATACCCCGAAAGGACGACCTTCCGGTGCCAGTGTTATTGCCTTGGCATTTGGGGCAGACAGTCGCTATTACGCCATTGGTAGTAATGGCTATCTAAACGTACTGGAATAA
- a CDS encoding DUF423 domain-containing protein, with protein MSNRDTESAVRSSVNNLESYKSENHKPLTPALSNWAALFSIQACISVAAGAFGAHALSRILDANALGWWHTGSQYLMYHALAGLIVVALSSYLPSCKNILALFFIGNMVFSGSLYVMALTGYTLLGAVTPIGGLCYLVAWGCLAWQLWRSTASKATSD; from the coding sequence ATGTCAAATCGAGACACTGAATCCGCTGTTCGCTCTTCAGTAAACAACTTAGAAAGTTACAAGTCAGAAAATCATAAGCCTTTGACACCAGCGCTTTCCAACTGGGCGGCTCTTTTTTCGATCCAAGCATGTATCTCGGTTGCTGCTGGTGCGTTCGGTGCGCACGCCCTTAGTCGTATCCTTGATGCTAACGCACTTGGCTGGTGGCATACTGGCAGCCAATACCTTATGTACCATGCGCTTGCGGGTCTTATTGTCGTTGCCTTGTCTTCTTATTTACCGTCTTGCAAAAACATATTGGCTCTTTTTTTTATAGGCAATATGGTGTTTTCAGGCAGTTTGTATGTCATGGCATTAACAGGCTATACGCTTTTAGGCGCTGTGACGCCGATAGGTGGTTTATGTTATCTCGTTGCTTGGGGTTGTTTGGCTTGGCAGTTATGGCGATCAACGGCATCTAAAGCGACATCAGACTAG
- the trmB gene encoding tRNA (guanosine(46)-N7)-methyltransferase TrmB yields the protein MQEQNTGSQEPIKKRTIRSFVVRGGRMTEGQQKNYDANWAVYGLNLADGRIDYAVVFGRESDVVLEVGFGMGASLVEMAKNAPEKDFIGIEVHPPGVAKLMMLAKEEGITNLRVYCDDAIEVMANCLPQNTASAFQLFFPDPWHKKKHNKRRIVQPLFAQQVANVLKDGGHFHMATDWRPYAEHMMGVMEVQEGYQNAAGKGLYHPRPEWRPLTKFEQRGERLGHGVWDLIYTSNSIG from the coding sequence ATGCAAGAGCAAAACACAGGCAGTCAAGAACCCATTAAAAAACGCACCATTCGTAGCTTTGTTGTACGTGGCGGACGAATGACGGAAGGTCAACAGAAAAACTACGATGCAAACTGGGCCGTGTATGGTTTAAATCTTGCTGATGGTCGAATTGACTATGCGGTTGTGTTTGGTCGTGAATCAGACGTGGTGCTTGAAGTCGGCTTTGGTATGGGTGCGTCGTTGGTTGAAATGGCGAAAAATGCACCAGAGAAAGACTTTATCGGTATTGAAGTGCATCCGCCAGGTGTTGCTAAACTGATGATGTTAGCAAAAGAAGAAGGCATTACTAATTTACGTGTGTATTGTGATGACGCTATAGAAGTCATGGCGAACTGTTTACCACAGAACACCGCGAGTGCTTTCCAATTATTTTTCCCCGATCCTTGGCATAAAAAGAAGCACAATAAGCGTCGTATTGTTCAGCCTTTATTTGCCCAACAAGTGGCAAATGTATTAAAGGATGGAGGTCATTTTCACATGGCAACAGATTGGCGGCCTTATGCGGAGCATATGATGGGAGTGATGGAGGTACAGGAGGGTTACCAGAATGCTGCAGGGAAAGGCTTGTATCATCCGCGGCCAGAGTGGCGTCCACTGACTAAATTTGAACAACGCGGTGAGCGTTTAGGACACGGTGTTTGGGATTTGATTTATACATCTAATAGTATTGGCTAA
- a CDS encoding Wzz/FepE/Etk N-terminal domain-containing protein encodes MTKGQLSPDQFEQKSVLEKYQFDHQDDEIDLKELVVALWQGKITIIAVTVICAAIAIAYALLVKEKWTTETVVTAPQISDYSAYQKMVNNFQPVFDIYQGDGALLVSNKLDGFLLSKNLFQIFIQQYQSRANKKAYISSSSDFQAELTVLQKDMKEEDYKNAEAKLYGEWYQKLTENVATTKSGIESYTLQGIQHTAEKSFGFLNGYVGYIEMKAQNIALANLKSAVEGKHSELGQQKALLVDQAKSRLKSEQELAKYALKIAQAAGVSQPQQNLGNQELFVINIGSNALEAKVKVLDSLSLNQLNIIDPRLQVVDSKLNLLGSLKIDSTVSFQTFRYIESPEKPLGRTSPKRSLIAILGALLGGMLGCFLVLIRFALREK; translated from the coding sequence GTGACAAAAGGTCAATTATCCCCAGATCAATTTGAACAAAAATCTGTATTAGAAAAATATCAATTTGATCATCAAGACGATGAAATTGATTTAAAAGAACTTGTTGTTGCACTTTGGCAGGGTAAAATTACAATTATTGCCGTGACGGTTATTTGTGCTGCCATTGCTATTGCTTATGCATTGTTAGTGAAAGAAAAATGGACTACCGAAACCGTAGTAACAGCGCCACAAATCAGTGATTATTCGGCTTATCAAAAAATGGTGAATAATTTCCAGCCAGTATTTGATATTTATCAAGGAGATGGTGCTTTGTTGGTTAGTAATAAGCTGGATGGCTTTCTTCTTTCTAAAAATTTGTTCCAAATTTTCATACAACAATACCAGTCTAGAGCCAATAAAAAAGCATACATCTCTTCGTCTTCTGATTTTCAAGCAGAATTGACGGTTTTGCAAAAAGATATGAAAGAAGAAGACTATAAAAATGCTGAAGCCAAATTGTATGGTGAGTGGTATCAAAAATTGACTGAAAATGTAGCTACCACTAAAAGTGGTATTGAATCATATACTTTGCAAGGCATACAGCACACTGCTGAAAAGAGCTTCGGCTTTTTAAATGGGTATGTTGGGTACATCGAAATGAAAGCTCAGAATATCGCGCTTGCTAATTTGAAGTCAGCGGTTGAGGGTAAGCACAGTGAATTAGGTCAACAAAAAGCCTTGTTGGTAGATCAGGCAAAAAGCCGATTGAAAAGTGAGCAAGAGCTGGCAAAATATGCTTTGAAAATTGCTCAGGCGGCTGGTGTGAGCCAGCCTCAGCAAAATTTAGGGAATCAAGAGTTATTTGTAATTAATATTGGTTCAAATGCGTTAGAAGCTAAAGTGAAAGTCTTAGACAGCCTTAGTCTTAATCAGCTTAATATTATAGATCCGAGACTGCAGGTAGTTGACTCAAAGCTAAATTTATTGGGGTCTTTGAAAATAGACTCCACGGTTTCCTTTCAAACGTTTCGATATATTGAATCGCCAGAAAAGCCCCTTGGTCGTACATCGCCTAAACGGTCTCTAATTGCTATTTTAGGTGCTTTGTTGGGTGGAATGCTAGGTTGCTTCTTGGTGTTGATTAGATTTGCGCTTCGAGAAAAATAA
- a CDS encoding transposase translates to MKVSLQARKKDSNLPKYWDVRAITYDVQGKAKTVLTSLPISDYPADKIALLYHQRWEIELGVRDIKSSMLNNAITLRSKKVDLIYQEMWEMLLAYNIVRREASHAAASHDQRASDVRLLLLLPT, encoded by the coding sequence ATGAAAGTCTCCCTACAAGCACGCAAGAAGGACTCTAATCTGCCCAAATATTGGGATGTACGAGCTATAACCTATGACGTTCAAGGTAAAGCCAAGACGGTACTGACATCACTTCCTATCAGCGACTACCCAGCTGATAAAATTGCTCTGCTGTACCATCAGCGCTGGGAAATTGAACTAGGAGTTCGTGACATCAAATCTTCCATGCTCAACAACGCCATTACGTTGCGCAGTAAGAAAGTCGATCTAATCTACCAAGAAATGTGGGAGATGTTGCTTGCCTACAACATTGTACGTCGAGAGGCGAGTCATGCGGCGGCATCACATGATCAACGAGCGAGCGATGTGCGTTTACTTTTATTACTTCCAACGTGA